One segment of bacterium DNA contains the following:
- a CDS encoding c-type cytochrome: MPSRRTLPGALLLAAGFALGGCASQGREVFVREGCPGCHRFGGMGGGGAPDLTYVASRRSGASIRAQITNPGGGTSPTSRMPAFRNLSWFDLYSLSAFLQSGP, translated from the coding sequence ATGCCTTCGCGACGGACACTCCCGGGCGCCCTCCTGCTCGCGGCCGGGTTTGCGCTCGGCGGGTGCGCGAGCCAGGGGCGCGAGGTCTTCGTGCGCGAGGGGTGCCCGGGCTGCCACCGCTTCGGCGGCATGGGCGGCGGCGGCGCCCCGGACCTGACCTACGTCGCGTCCCGCCGCAGCGGCGCCTCGATCAGAGCGCAGATCACGAACCCCGGGGGAGGCACGTCCCCCACGTCGCGCATGCCCGCCTTCCGGAACCTGTCGTGGTTCGATCTCTACTCTCTGTCCGCGTTCCTCCAGAGCGGCCCTTGA
- a CDS encoding hydrogenase small subunit: MKCTACQHVDSGGTLGSGLSRRDFVKVCTAAAVYMGLDASFGATIAEAATAKRLPVVWISAQECTGCTETLLRATHPTLEHLILDLISLEYHETLQAGCGKQANEALDAAIHAGGYVLVADGAFPVKDNGIYCKINGEPVIDLLARAGKNAAACIAIGSCSSWGGMPSATPNPTGATSAAEVLKMKGLEKLPVMSIPGCPPNPYNFLSSVLYFVTFGKLPELDGKGRPKFAYGRLIHENCERRPHFDAGRFAEKFGDDAHRQGYCLYKLGCKGPETYNNCSTLTFGDVGASSWPVGMGAPCFGCSEQGVGFNVPLHSPARLVNVTPPAFFPNVEAPKGGGVTAGAAAVAAAVVGAAIGAGLATSKQVGQAEEGKKK; encoded by the coding sequence ATGAAGTGCACGGCATGCCAGCACGTCGACTCGGGAGGGACCCTCGGGAGCGGGTTGTCGCGGCGCGACTTCGTCAAGGTCTGCACCGCGGCGGCGGTGTACATGGGCCTCGACGCGAGCTTCGGCGCCACCATCGCGGAGGCTGCCACGGCCAAGCGCCTGCCGGTTGTCTGGATCTCCGCGCAGGAGTGCACGGGCTGCACCGAGACGCTCCTGCGCGCCACGCACCCCACGCTCGAGCACCTGATCCTCGATCTGATCTCGCTCGAGTACCACGAGACCCTCCAGGCCGGCTGCGGCAAGCAGGCCAACGAGGCGCTCGATGCGGCGATCCACGCGGGCGGCTACGTTCTCGTCGCGGACGGCGCGTTCCCCGTCAAGGACAACGGCATCTACTGCAAGATCAACGGCGAGCCCGTCATCGACCTCCTCGCGAGGGCCGGCAAGAACGCGGCGGCCTGCATCGCGATCGGCTCCTGCTCGTCGTGGGGTGGGATGCCCAGCGCCACGCCGAACCCGACCGGCGCGACGAGCGCGGCCGAGGTCCTGAAGATGAAGGGCCTGGAGAAGCTCCCTGTCATGAGCATCCCGGGCTGCCCGCCCAACCCCTACAACTTCCTCTCCTCGGTGCTCTACTTCGTGACCTTCGGCAAGCTCCCGGAGCTCGACGGCAAGGGCCGGCCGAAGTTCGCCTACGGGCGGCTGATCCACGAGAACTGCGAGCGCCGGCCGCACTTCGACGCCGGCCGCTTCGCCGAGAAGTTCGGCGACGACGCGCACCGCCAGGGCTACTGCCTCTACAAGCTCGGCTGCAAGGGCCCCGAGACGTACAACAACTGCTCGACGCTCACCTTCGGCGACGTCGGCGCCAGCTCCTGGCCGGTGGGCATGGGCGCCCCGTGCTTCGGCTGCTCGGAGCAGGGCGTCGGCTTCAACGTGCCGCTGCACAGCCCGGCGCGCCTCGTGAACGTCACCCCGCCGGCCTTCTTCCCGAACGTCGAGGCCCCCAAGGGCGGCGGCGTGACCGCGGGCGCGGCCGCGGTGGCCGCGGCGGTCGTCGGCGCGGCGATCGGCGCGGGGCTCGCCACGAGCAAGCAGG
- a CDS encoding cyclic nucleotide-binding domain-containing protein produces the protein MSEEQHGPPGALTPEIVAYLERDGVEVAACPGEVLVRRGEPGRAFWVVLEGTVEVRLAGEDGVHLPLARLGPGATFGEMALVTGDPVSADAVALAPVRLLRYPAERFRRALGECEPLRTLVMARMAANLRGTSAEVWNFFQQARALNVLVGPQRQAGPLIAGSGAMKPVREAIARLAHEQRPALVSGEPGTGKLFVAAKIHEAAGREGAPFIAVDCRTLDAAKAMRFLFGAEQACAAGEEDAHALRRYGALQLAHEGTLVLRHIEALPAAAREALARYAALRPAYPVSRLIATTTLGPQALAAAAPELGAAFDGGAVALPRLLERRRDILPLAARFLADAARHEPRSFGRSAEHALLSQRYAHRNVAELREAVAVAAVIADGPEIRGEHIFTGPAGEGGVHEIDLTRFAAVRRLTSPALLAALRAAVFAVFAGIAAASVALPDTRAGAVANALTWGLWEPALFVCFLFLGRVWCTVCPLSSAGRLAARLQCLGRAPGPWLKSGAVWFISAGFLLIIWSQHAFHMMERPRAGGLLLLALFACAVVSAMIWRREVWCRYLCALGNFGAVHALPAVLNVRSNPSVCGTMCTTHECFKGTAQTTGCPVFHHPLYANESHACKQCYQCLRVCPHGSARLWLRLPLQSVWAQADIGGALVPFALFLFFFAPAMLASQGGGWAGTTAGFTATALGAFAAAALLAPRLPRLLAPGGHPGPALATRAALALLLLAWGPAMAFQLRHVGVLSAVRLHAQPGGIMARLLPAEGLTVLALAQVEAVLAAGILGGICLMGIGGRLRRGGEEWSTARWRGFLAICAAYLAGSLALVLGD, from the coding sequence ATGTCGGAGGAGCAGCACGGTCCGCCCGGGGCCCTGACGCCGGAGATCGTCGCCTATCTCGAGCGCGACGGCGTCGAGGTGGCGGCGTGCCCCGGCGAGGTCCTCGTGCGCCGCGGCGAGCCCGGCCGCGCCTTCTGGGTCGTGCTCGAGGGCACCGTCGAGGTGCGGCTGGCCGGCGAGGATGGGGTGCACCTGCCGCTGGCGCGCCTCGGGCCCGGCGCCACCTTCGGCGAGATGGCGCTGGTCACGGGGGACCCGGTGTCGGCCGACGCGGTGGCGCTGGCGCCGGTGCGCCTGCTGCGCTACCCCGCGGAGCGCTTCCGCCGTGCCCTCGGCGAGTGCGAGCCGCTGCGGACGCTCGTGATGGCGCGGATGGCCGCGAACCTCCGCGGCACGAGCGCGGAGGTCTGGAACTTCTTCCAGCAGGCGCGCGCGCTCAACGTGCTCGTCGGCCCGCAGCGGCAGGCCGGGCCGCTCATCGCGGGGAGCGGGGCGATGAAGCCGGTGCGCGAGGCGATCGCGCGCCTCGCGCACGAGCAGCGGCCGGCGCTCGTCAGCGGCGAGCCCGGGACGGGCAAGCTCTTCGTCGCGGCGAAGATCCACGAAGCCGCGGGCCGCGAGGGCGCGCCGTTCATCGCCGTGGACTGCCGCACGCTCGATGCGGCCAAGGCGATGCGGTTTCTCTTCGGCGCGGAGCAGGCGTGCGCAGCCGGCGAGGAGGACGCGCACGCGCTGCGCCGGTACGGCGCGCTGCAGCTGGCGCACGAGGGGACCCTCGTGCTGCGGCACATCGAGGCGCTGCCCGCCGCGGCCCGGGAGGCGCTCGCCCGGTACGCCGCCCTGCGTCCCGCGTATCCGGTCAGCAGGCTGATCGCGACCACGACGCTCGGGCCGCAGGCGCTCGCCGCGGCGGCCCCCGAGCTGGGCGCGGCGTTCGACGGGGGCGCCGTCGCGCTCCCGCGGCTGCTGGAGCGGCGCCGCGACATCCTGCCGCTGGCGGCGCGCTTCCTCGCCGACGCCGCGCGGCACGAGCCGAGGTCCTTCGGCCGCTCGGCCGAGCACGCATTGCTCTCGCAGCGCTACGCGCACCGCAACGTCGCGGAGCTGCGCGAGGCGGTCGCCGTGGCCGCCGTCATCGCGGACGGCCCCGAGATCCGCGGCGAGCACATCTTCACCGGGCCGGCGGGGGAGGGCGGCGTCCACGAGATCGATCTGACGCGGTTCGCGGCCGTCCGCCGGTTGACCTCGCCGGCGCTGCTCGCGGCGCTGCGCGCGGCCGTCTTCGCCGTCTTCGCGGGGATCGCCGCCGCGAGCGTCGCGCTGCCGGACACGCGCGCCGGGGCGGTCGCCAACGCACTGACGTGGGGGCTCTGGGAGCCGGCGCTGTTCGTGTGTTTCCTGTTCCTCGGGCGCGTCTGGTGCACGGTGTGCCCGCTCTCGAGCGCGGGGCGCCTCGCCGCGCGGCTGCAGTGCCTCGGCCGTGCGCCCGGCCCCTGGCTCAAGAGCGGCGCGGTCTGGTTCATCAGCGCGGGGTTCCTGCTCATCATCTGGTCACAGCACGCGTTCCACATGATGGAGCGGCCGCGCGCCGGCGGCCTGCTGCTGCTCGCGCTGTTTGCCTGCGCGGTGGTCTCGGCGATGATCTGGCGCCGCGAGGTCTGGTGCCGCTACCTCTGCGCGCTGGGCAACTTCGGCGCGGTCCATGCCCTGCCGGCGGTGCTCAACGTCCGCTCGAACCCGAGCGTCTGCGGGACGATGTGCACGACGCACGAGTGCTTCAAGGGGACGGCGCAGACCACCGGCTGCCCGGTCTTCCACCACCCGCTCTACGCGAACGAGAGCCACGCCTGCAAGCAGTGCTACCAGTGCCTGCGCGTCTGCCCGCACGGCTCGGCGCGCCTGTGGCTGCGCCTGCCGCTGCAGAGCGTGTGGGCGCAGGCGGACATCGGCGGGGCGCTCGTCCCGTTCGCGCTCTTTCTCTTCTTCTTCGCGCCAGCGATGCTCGCGTCGCAGGGCGGCGGCTGGGCGGGGACGACCGCGGGGTTCACGGCGACGGCACTCGGCGCGTTCGCGGCCGCGGCGCTCCTCGCGCCGCGGCTGCCGCGCCTGCTCGCGCCGGGCGGGCACCCGGGGCCGGCGCTCGCGACGCGCGCGGCCCTCGCGTTGCTGCTGCTCGCCTGGGGGCCGGCAATGGCCTTCCAGCTACGGCACGTCGGGGTGCTGAGCGCGGTGCGTCTCCATGCGCAGCCCGGGGGGAT